A region of Spirochaetota bacterium DNA encodes the following proteins:
- a CDS encoding glutamate synthase subunit beta, with translation MGQPDAFITIDRKNYSYEPAEQRVQHYKEFVKLPPEADLRSQGARCMDCGIPYCHSMGCPVINLIPEFNDYVYRGRWKDAYERLELTNNLPEITGRICPAPCETSCTLSINVAPVTIKQIELAIIERAFAEGWVVPRPPRKESGRRVAVIGSGPSGLAAAQQLRRAGHGVTVFEKAEGAGGLLRFGIPDFKLEKWVIDRRVSQMMAEGVQFETRVAVGEDISAKFLTRSFDAIVLTIGSEEPRDLKIPGREIEGIHYAMEFLSANNRWIAGKTARSDSIRADEKDVLVIGGGDTGSDCIGTSNRHDARSVTQIEIMPRPMDWDEPWNPEWPEWPSIMRTSTSQEEGCERMWCVSTKGFSGKGRVERAHCVKVEWTRDDAGRMNMREVPGSDFEIKTGLVLLAMGFLHPVHSRLIGDLGLEYDARGNIKTSNYATSAAGVFAAGDAATGQSLVVRSIFHGRQVAAAVDSYLRG, from the coding sequence GCCAGCCAGACGCATTCATCACCATAGACCGGAAAAACTATTCGTACGAGCCCGCGGAACAGAGGGTACAGCACTACAAGGAGTTCGTGAAGCTCCCGCCGGAAGCGGACCTGAGAAGCCAGGGGGCCCGATGCATGGACTGCGGGATACCGTACTGCCACAGCATGGGATGCCCGGTGATCAACCTCATCCCGGAGTTCAACGATTACGTATACCGCGGGCGCTGGAAGGACGCCTACGAGCGCCTGGAGCTCACCAACAATTTGCCCGAAATAACGGGGCGCATTTGTCCCGCGCCGTGCGAAACCTCGTGCACCCTTTCGATCAATGTCGCTCCCGTGACCATCAAGCAGATAGAACTCGCAATAATCGAAAGGGCATTTGCGGAGGGCTGGGTGGTCCCGAGGCCCCCGCGGAAGGAGAGCGGCAGGCGCGTCGCCGTCATAGGCTCCGGGCCGTCGGGACTCGCCGCGGCGCAGCAGCTGCGCAGGGCGGGTCACGGCGTGACCGTGTTCGAAAAAGCCGAGGGGGCGGGGGGCCTTTTACGTTTCGGCATCCCCGATTTCAAGCTGGAAAAATGGGTGATCGACCGGCGCGTCTCCCAGATGATGGCCGAGGGTGTTCAATTTGAGACAAGGGTGGCCGTTGGTGAAGACATCTCCGCGAAGTTCCTGACAAGGAGTTTCGACGCGATCGTGCTTACGATAGGCTCAGAGGAGCCGCGGGATCTGAAAATCCCCGGGCGAGAGATCGAGGGCATACATTACGCGATGGAATTCCTTTCCGCGAACAACCGGTGGATCGCCGGAAAGACGGCCCGGAGCGACAGCATCCGCGCCGATGAAAAAGATGTACTGGTAATCGGGGGCGGCGATACCGGCAGCGACTGTATCGGAACCTCGAACAGGCATGATGCGCGCTCGGTCACCCAGATCGAGATCATGCCCCGGCCCATGGATTGGGACGAGCCGTGGAATCCCGAATGGCCCGAATGGCCTTCGATAATGCGCACCTCCACCTCGCAGGAAGAGGGATGCGAACGGATGTGGTGCGTCTCGACGAAGGGGTTTTCCGGCAAGGGGCGCGTCGAGCGCGCGCACTGCGTGAAGGTCGAGTGGACGCGGGACGACGCGGGCCGGATGAACATGCGCGAAGTCCCCGGCAGCGATTTCGAAATCAAGACGGGGCTCGTGCTTCTCGCGATGGGATTCCTGCACCCGGTTCACTCCCGCCTTATCGGCGACCTGGGCCTTGAATACGATGCGCGGGGGAACATCAAAACCTCGAATTACGCGACAAGCGCCGCGGGCGTGTTCGCGGCGGGCGACGCGGCGACGGGCCAGTCGCTCGTGGTGCGTTCGATCTTC